The following are encoded in a window of Helicobacter ganmani genomic DNA:
- a CDS encoding TerC/Alx family metal homeostasis membrane protein, producing MDYLGFPLHTIAVFTIFVIIALCIDFLGHKDKTTNLKSASIWSIFWVFISILFGLFVYYEHGKEMASLFFAGYILEKSLSVDNLFVIMAIFSWFKIPQEYRHRVLYFGIIGAITFRLIFVAIGSSLFLLASWVQLVFGAIILWTAFAMLGKSNNNEEIEDYSNHLAYKLVYKYFSVFPKIVGHHFFISRKTLALKLQENPNIKFSDKGSIIATPLLLCLCVIEVSDIMFAFDSVPAVIAISQEPLIIYSAMIFAILGLRALYFVLEALKQYLIYLEKAVIVLLFFIAIKILCNALYHMFGVGFEIPPLVSLYVIAFILSAGITLSILFSKTRE from the coding sequence ATGGATTATTTAGGATTCCCCCTACATACAATTGCTGTCTTTACAATCTTTGTCATTATTGCACTTTGTATTGATTTTCTAGGACACAAAGACAAAACTACGAACTTGAAATCTGCTAGTATTTGGTCTATTTTTTGGGTTTTTATCTCTATTCTTTTTGGTTTATTTGTGTATTATGAACACGGCAAAGAAATGGCTTCTTTATTTTTCGCAGGCTATATCTTAGAAAAATCCTTATCTGTGGATAATCTTTTTGTCATCATGGCTATCTTTTCTTGGTTTAAGATTCCCCAAGAATATAGACACAGAGTATTATATTTTGGAATTATTGGAGCAATCACCTTCCGCCTCATCTTTGTTGCAATCGGGAGTAGCCTGTTTTTACTTGCTTCGTGGGTGCAGCTTGTCTTTGGCGCAATTATTCTTTGGACTGCATTTGCAATGCTTGGAAAGAGTAATAATAATGAAGAAATAGAGGATTATTCCAACCATTTGGCTTATAAACTTGTTTATAAATATTTTTCAGTTTTTCCAAAAATTGTTGGACATCATTTTTTTATTAGCAGAAAAACACTTGCACTTAAGCTGCAAGAGAATCCAAACATCAAATTTTCAGACAAAGGCTCCATCATCGCAACACCCCTCTTATTATGCTTATGTGTGATAGAAGTGAGTGATATAATGTTTGCCTTTGATAGTGTTCCAGCTGTGATTGCAATCTCACAAGAGCCGTTAATTATTTATTCCGCAATGATTTTTGCTATACTTGGCTTGAGGGCATTATATTTTGTGCTTGAAGCATTGAAGCAATACTTAATCTATTTAGAAAAAGCTGTGATTGTCTTGCTCTTTTTCATTGCCATTAAAATCCTATGCAATGCCTTGTATCATATGTTTGGCGTAGGATTTGAGATTCCTCCTCTTGTGAGCTTGTATGTCATTGCGTTTATTTTGTCGGCAGGAATTACCCTTAGTATTTTATTTTCAAAAACTAGAGAATAG
- a CDS encoding Na/Pi cotransporter family protein yields MVKRKKELQNLKRYSLIVVIILMLYFLVAFPEIAQILAGVAILLIGMMNLSTGFKSFSGGLLEKILTKSTDTRLKSIVFGVATTMLMQSSTLVSVISISFLSASLITLAQGIGIIFGANLGNSAGSWLIVGLTSINISIFAIPLIVCGTVLNFQKDKVFKGIGLIFVGLGFFFLGVDYIKGGFESYKEIMDLSRFNFDGFKGVVIFVGLGALMTGIVQSSHATLAIIISALVSGQIGFENALAATLGTSVGGVVTAVIASLSANIEGKKLAIANCIFNFSIAIIVIAFFPYFVNLVNITAGFLGLSEDNVALKTALFHTLFNLVGVIFISLFIRQIVYFLDKTIKAPRDREMDAPLYLDENLIEYPDTAIDALQKESMHLYNNAYAMIAHTIGFNRSDIRGKESFDTIVKTKKWFSGNVDLDYLYKRKIKVLFDAIMEFSTKAQRYVEDEDKNQRIYSFKLAIRNIAEATKNLKLIQANMKVYSVSSNPYLAGQYNAMRKDLGELLRSIEELKLMKDESAYVILKQIRATKDMPKEFDRNIMKDVENLIAEEKISATNATSILNDSSFIADIAMSLMEAVEVIFTKEEWLETAEESETEQN; encoded by the coding sequence ATTGTAAAAAGGAAGAAAGAGTTGCAGAATCTCAAACGATATTCTTTAATTGTTGTTATTATCTTAATGCTGTATTTTTTGGTTGCATTTCCAGAAATCGCACAAATTCTTGCCGGAGTTGCAATTTTGCTGATTGGTATGATGAATCTAAGCACGGGATTCAAATCATTTAGCGGGGGACTTTTAGAAAAGATTTTGACAAAATCCACGGATACGCGCTTGAAAAGTATTGTGTTTGGTGTAGCTACTACAATGCTAATGCAATCCTCAACCCTTGTTTCTGTGATTTCCATCTCTTTTCTTTCTGCAAGCTTGATTACTCTTGCGCAAGGAATTGGGATTATTTTTGGGGCAAACTTAGGCAATAGTGCGGGCTCTTGGCTGATTGTTGGATTGACAAGTATTAATATTTCTATCTTTGCGATTCCACTTATTGTATGTGGGACGGTACTAAACTTCCAAAAAGATAAAGTTTTTAAAGGAATTGGGCTAATCTTTGTAGGGCTTGGATTTTTCTTTTTAGGAGTAGATTATATTAAGGGAGGTTTTGAATCTTATAAGGAGATTATGGACCTTTCACGTTTTAATTTTGATGGATTTAAGGGCGTAGTGATTTTTGTTGGGCTTGGTGCTTTGATGACAGGGATTGTGCAAAGTAGCCACGCAACTTTGGCGATTATTATTTCTGCATTAGTGAGTGGGCAGATTGGATTTGAAAACGCGCTAGCTGCTACTCTTGGGACAAGTGTTGGGGGTGTTGTAACAGCAGTGATTGCGAGTTTGAGTGCAAATATTGAAGGAAAAAAGCTCGCGATTGCGAATTGTATTTTTAACTTTAGTATTGCCATTATCGTGATTGCATTTTTTCCTTATTTTGTGAATTTAGTGAATATTACAGCGGGTTTCTTGGGGCTTTCAGAGGACAATGTCGCCCTTAAAACTGCGCTTTTTCATACATTGTTTAATCTTGTGGGCGTGATTTTTATTTCTTTGTTTATCCGACAAATCGTATATTTCTTGGATAAAACGATTAAAGCTCCACGGGATAGAGAAATGGACGCTCCTTTGTATTTGGATGAAAACCTCATAGAATACCCTGATACCGCCATTGACGCCTTGCAAAAAGAATCTATGCACTTATACAATAATGCTTATGCGATGATTGCGCACACGATTGGCTTCAACCGCAGCGATATTCGCGGCAAAGAAAGCTTTGATACGATTGTAAAAACAAAAAAATGGTTTAGCGGAAATGTGGATTTGGATTACCTTTATAAAAGAAAAATCAAAGTCTTATTTGACGCAATTATGGAGTTTTCTACCAAAGCACAAAGATATGTAGAGGACGAAGATAAAAACCAACGCATTTATTCCTTTAAGCTTGCGATACGCAATATTGCAGAAGCCACTAAAAACTTAAAGCTCATTCAAGCAAATATGAAAGTTTATTCCGTTTCATCTAATCCTTATCTTGCAGGACAATACAATGCAATGCGCAAGGATTTAGGAGAGCTTTTGCGCAGTATTGAGGAATTGAAATTAATGAAAGACGAAAGTGCTTATGTGATTTTGAAGCAAATTAGAGCAACGAAAGATATGCCAAAAGAATTTGACAGAAATATTATGAAAGATGTAGAGAATCTCATTGCAGAAGAGAAAATCAGCGCAACGAATGCAACTTCAATCCTGAATGATAGCTCTTTTATTGCAGATATTGCGATGAGTTTAATGGAAGCAGTGGAAGTCATTTTTACCAAAGAAGAATGGTTAGAGACTGCTGAAGAGTCAGAAACAGAACAAAACTAG
- a CDS encoding NAD(P)/FAD-dependent oxidoreductase — MGQEAKRILIIGGGYGGLKVALGLQRKYQGNAKITLISKHDYHYQTTLLHKVAIGTLSARKARIYYRKILNPQKVEFIKDKITRLCPTENKVIGNGGEYPYDILVIGLGFKPDNFGIAGVDKYAYKLSSLNAALKLTKNIENKFKEFVHTKNPKDLQIIVCGTGFTGIEFAAELATQLEELCLICGIDRQIPKVTCIGRSPHILPVFNENLIQTAESKLKALGVEILSSATIKEIKEGKVIVEKEGQKQEIYGNTIIWSAGVKGSDIVEKSEILNKKGRIKVNPQLQCEEFPNIYVVGDCAIATDKDAIHAPTAQLSAQMGDYLAELLCAKLENKLFAPSFKFNHRGTVCSIGHTDGVGIVYHKNVKGEMAAFMKNTIENKWLYSIGGMDMVLKKGQFRYRTSN, encoded by the coding sequence ATGGGACAAGAAGCAAAAAGAATCTTGATAATTGGTGGGGGTTATGGTGGTTTAAAAGTGGCTTTGGGGCTTCAAAGAAAATATCAAGGAAATGCAAAAATTACTTTGATTAGCAAACACGACTATCACTATCAGACAACTTTGTTACATAAAGTAGCAATCGGAACATTAAGTGCAAGAAAAGCAAGAATTTACTATCGCAAGATTTTAAACCCACAAAAAGTAGAATTTATCAAGGATAAAATCACTCGTCTCTGTCCAACAGAAAATAAAGTCATTGGAAATGGCGGAGAATATCCTTATGATATTTTAGTCATTGGACTTGGCTTCAAGCCTGATAATTTTGGAATCGCGGGAGTAGATAAATATGCTTACAAGCTCTCCTCACTCAATGCCGCATTGAAATTAACAAAAAATATTGAAAATAAATTTAAAGAATTCGTGCATACAAAAAACCCAAAAGATTTGCAAATTATTGTGTGTGGCACAGGCTTTACAGGGATTGAATTTGCCGCTGAACTTGCGACACAATTAGAAGAGCTTTGCCTTATCTGCGGAATTGATAGACAAATTCCAAAGGTTACCTGTATCGGACGCTCACCGCATATCCTGCCTGTTTTTAATGAAAATCTTATCCAAACAGCAGAATCCAAACTCAAAGCACTTGGCGTAGAAATTCTATCAAGTGCAACCATTAAGGAGATTAAAGAGGGCAAAGTCATAGTAGAAAAAGAAGGGCAAAAGCAAGAAATCTATGGCAATACAATTATTTGGAGTGCGGGTGTCAAAGGTAGCGACATCGTAGAGAAATCCGAGATTCTAAACAAAAAAGGACGTATTAAAGTCAATCCCCAATTACAATGTGAGGAGTTTCCAAATATCTATGTCGTGGGAGATTGCGCTATCGCTACTGACAAAGATGCTATCCACGCCCCCACTGCACAACTCTCTGCGCAAATGGGAGACTATCTTGCAGAACTCCTCTGTGCAAAACTAGAAAACAAGCTTTTTGCACCTTCTTTTAAATTCAACCATCGTGGCACGGTTTGTTCTATCGGACATACCGATGGTGTGGGGATTGTTTATCACAAAAATGTCAAAGGTGAAATGGCAGCATTTATGAAAAATACGATTGAAAACAAATGGCTTTACAGCATAGGCGGAATGGATATGGTGCTCAAAAAAGGACAATTCCGCTACCGCACAAGCAACTAA
- a CDS encoding lipopolysaccharide core heptose(II) kinase RfaY, whose translation MLRRRKNQKNLVWAEVLESYIIYKYIERTQLSNFWDITPYLKEISNLIVKLHSYGLASNDIWSENFILDSKERLKIIDLSDNGFLSICQANDWLALKRFYGIEAENKSIFYYLISWRNAFRSYLRKLRGKEA comes from the coding sequence TTGCTTCGTCGCAGAAAAAATCAAAAAAACTTGGTATGGGCAGAGGTGTTAGAATCTTATATTATTTACAAATATATAGAAAGGACGCAGTTAAGTAATTTTTGGGATATTACTCCTTATCTTAAAGAGATTTCAAATCTCATTGTCAAACTCCATTCGTATGGCTTGGCTTCTAATGATATTTGGAGTGAAAATTTTATCCTTGATTCTAAGGAGAGACTTAAAATTATAGATTTGTCTGATAATGGGTTTTTGTCTATTTGTCAAGCAAATGATTGGTTGGCTCTCAAACGATTCTATGGTATTGAAGCAGAAAATAAAAGCATTTTTTATTATTTGATTTCGTGGAGGAATGCTTTTCGCAGTTATTTGCGAAAATTGCGCGGTAAGGAAGCTTAA
- a CDS encoding tetrahydrodipicolinate N-succinyltransferase N-terminal domain-containing protein: MNKEEFKTKVESLQSVPHYKEPLGFGVCYADVGVMSGKVLQATYPVLNWGENFGAYAILESLREECEVLEECESELVLGITEGFIIAALASFGGYIAETQESPNTHKNVSVLLELQRALQEGRIYTESGDFRYRFCAIYQDAQCKSVESAYLKLLALSLGKAPLRSLQLDGIFGLLSNVAWSGNVPFELEWLRENEIPLKMRGEFPAIDFVDKFPRYLMQVIPQYDNIRLLDTAKTRFGAYLGKGGYTQMPGASYVNFNAGAMGACMNEGRISSSVVVGEGSDVGGGASILGVLSGGNSEPISIGKNCLLGVNSSTGISLGDGCIVDGGIAVLAGTIFKIELEEARKIAEINPNFEIKESGIYKGRDLSGKNGVHFRQDSKSGAMIAFRSNRKIELNAALH, translated from the coding sequence ATGAATAAGGAAGAATTTAAAACAAAAGTAGAATCTTTACAGAGCGTACCACATTATAAAGAGCCTTTAGGATTTGGGGTTTGTTATGCAGATGTAGGCGTAATGAGTGGCAAGGTTTTACAGGCAACTTATCCGGTGTTAAATTGGGGTGAAAATTTCGGTGCTTATGCGATTCTTGAATCTTTGCGTGAAGAATGTGAGGTGCTAGAGGAATGCGAAAGTGAGTTGGTGCTTGGGATTACAGAGGGCTTTATTATTGCGGCTTTAGCGAGTTTTGGCGGATATATCGCCGAGACACAAGAAAGCCCTAATACACACAAAAATGTCTCTGTGCTTTTAGAGTTACAACGCGCCTTACAAGAGGGCAGAATCTACACCGAAAGTGGCGATTTTCGCTACCGATTTTGTGCAATTTATCAAGATGCGCAATGCAAAAGTGTAGAATCCGCATACTTGAAACTGCTTGCTCTCTCGCTTGGCAAAGCCCCGCTTAGAAGTTTGCAATTAGATGGAATCTTTGGGCTTTTGAGTAATGTTGCTTGGAGTGGCAATGTGCCTTTTGAGCTAGAGTGGTTGCGAGAAAATGAGATTCCACTTAAAATGCGTGGAGAGTTCCCTGCGATTGATTTTGTGGATAAGTTTCCCCGTTATTTAATGCAAGTGATTCCACAATACGATAATATTCGCTTGCTTGATACCGCAAAAACCCGTTTTGGAGCGTATCTTGGCAAAGGTGGTTATACACAAATGCCCGGAGCAAGTTATGTGAATTTCAATGCTGGTGCAATGGGTGCTTGTATGAATGAAGGGCGCATTAGCTCTAGTGTTGTCGTAGGTGAGGGGAGCGATGTCGGCGGTGGGGCTAGCATACTTGGTGTTTTAAGTGGCGGAAATAGTGAGCCAATTAGTATCGGCAAAAATTGCCTTTTGGGTGTAAATAGCTCTACGGGAATTAGTCTGGGTGATGGTTGTATTGTAGATGGTGGAATCGCAGTTTTGGCTGGGACAATCTTTAAGATTGAGCTAGAGGAAGCAAGAAAGATTGCAGAAATTAATCCAAATTTTGAGATTAAAGAAAGCGGAATCTATAAGGGGCGTGATTTATCGGGCAAAAATGGTGTGCATTTCAGACAAGATTCTAAAAGTGGCGCAATGATTGCATTTCGCTCCAACCGCAAAATAGAGCTTAATGCCGCGTTGCATTAA
- a CDS encoding methyl-accepting chemotaxis protein, which yields MQTAQSLAGISSNITKSVDELQHGATGQATSINQTAASIEQINATIQNVSDKTAEVTKQAEDIKSIVSVIKDIADQTNLLALNAAIEAARAGEHGRGFAVVADEVRKLAERTTKSLSEIEANTNILVQSINDVSSSIKEQVADISHINDAVSELEQVTESNVHIANHSQEISQTLSSLSSAINEDIKKKKY from the coding sequence ATGCAAACTGCACAAAGTCTCGCTGGAATCTCTAGCAATATCACAAAGTCCGTAGATGAACTACAGCACGGAGCAACAGGACAAGCAACAAGCATTAATCAAACAGCAGCTTCTATTGAACAAATCAATGCGACTATCCAAAATGTCAGCGACAAAACCGCGGAGGTTACAAAACAGGCAGAAGATATTAAAAGTATCGTGAGCGTGATTAAGGATATTGCAGACCAAACCAATTTGCTTGCTCTTAATGCAGCCATTGAAGCCGCAAGAGCGGGAGAACACGGACGAGGATTCGCAGTCGTTGCCGATGAGGTGCGAAAACTCGCAGAGAGAACCACTAAATCCTTAAGTGAGATTGAGGCAAATACAAATATTCTCGTGCAGTCTATTAATGATGTTTCTAGCTCTATCAAAGAGCAAGTTGCGGATATTTCGCATATCAATGACGCCGTTAGCGAACTAGAACAAGTTACAGAATCTAATGTCCATATTGCCAACCATTCACAAGAAATTAGCCAAACCTTAAGCTCCCTTTCTAGCGCAATTAATGAGGATATAAAAAAGAAAAAATATTAA